The genomic window AAAAGTGCCGCGCCGTGCGCCGTCTGTGCGGCTGGGCGTGGTGTGTCGTCGTGCTGCTGTGGGCGGCAGGTCTGAGCTACGGCCAGGACACAAGCGGCCGGCAAGAAGCCGGGCGGGTGTCCGCCGAGGCAACACAACGGATGCCGCTGATCACCGTCACCGAGCGCCGCCCGATCAGCGCGGCTACCGAAACACGCGTGCGCGAAAATGATTTTGCCGTCCGGCCGCATAACACGGCCTCGGAAATGCTGAATAATCTGCCCGGATTCGTGGCCGGCCAGCACGCCGGGGGCGGCAAAGCCATGCAATACTTCCTGCGCGGTTTTGATAATGACCACGGCACTGACGTGGCCATCAGCGTTGACGGTATCCCCGTCAATATGGTCAGCCATGCCCACGGTCAGGGCTATGCCGACCTGAATTTTTTGATCCCCGAAGTCGTCGAGTCCATTGATTACCGCAAAGGCCCGTATTTTGCGGACTCCGGGAATTTCGCCAACTCGGGCTCGGTCAACTTCATCACCAAAGACGATACTGTCGAAAATTCGCTCCGCGCCGTGGGCGGGTCGTTCAACACCATGCGCTATGTCGGCATCCTGTCGCCGCGCCTCGGTCCGGTGCAAAGCCTGATTGCCAACGAAGTCTACTTCACCGATGGGCCGTCCAAGCACGGCGAGCATTTCGTCAAATATAATTTCTTCGGCAAGTTTACCCTCAGGCCCAACCCACGCTCCAAGCTGAGTCTGTGGACCTCGCTGTATACCGGCGATTGGGACGCCTCGGGCCAGATCCCGCTCCGAGAGGTCAACAGCGGCCGACTGGACCGCTTCGGTTCGCTCGACCCGAGCGAGGGCGGACGCTCTGATCGGGAAAACGTGAACCTCATCTACACGGCCACCCCAAGCCTGGAGAAAAGCTGGTCCGTGCAACTCTACTTCAGCCGCTACCGGCTGCGCATGTTCTCGAATTTTACCTTTTTCAGCGGCGATCCGGTGCGGGGCGATGGCATTGAACAACTCGACACCCGGGTGCTGTTTGGCGGCCGAGCCCAGTATCGGCGCATGTGGACACTCGGCGGCATGCTGCTTGAGAGCAGCCTTGGTTTTGAGACGCGCAACGATAACGCCGATGTCGGCCTGTTCCGGCAGCAGCGCCGGCAACGGTTTTCT from Desulfurellaceae bacterium includes these protein-coding regions:
- a CDS encoding TonB-dependent receptor plug domain-containing protein — encoded protein: MSRVILLPGEKCRAVRRLCGWAWCVVVLLWAAGLSYGQDTSGRQEAGRVSAEATQRMPLITVTERRPISAATETRVRENDFAVRPHNTASEMLNNLPGFVAGQHAGGGKAMQYFLRGFDNDHGTDVAISVDGIPVNMVSHAHGQGYADLNFLIPEVVESIDYRKGPYFADSGNFANSGSVNFITKDDTVENSLRAVGGSFNTMRYVGILSPRLGPVQSLIANEVYFTDGPSKHGEHFVKYNFFGKFTLRPNPRSKLSLWTSLYTGDWDASGQIPLREVNSGRLDRFGSLDPSEGGRSDRENVNLIYTATPSLEKSWSVQLYFSRYRLRMFSNFTFFSGDPVRGDGIEQLDTRVLFGGRAQYRRMWTLGGMLLESSLGFETRNDNADVGLFRQQRRQRFSTTQKVEVWENAFSGYTQHELFLREWLRFIVGLRGDFFVFDVDGRSRPGATDAPQLQGDATDGIVSPKASLIVSPFTDPASLWHQTDLFLNFGMGYHSNDARDAVQPGGSGLARSSGAEIGARTNLYNRIELAASLWWLDLGSELVFVGDEGTTEQRGPTRRWGVDAEVRAEVLPWLLLDYDLTYADPRFRVTGEAIPLAPTLLMNGGLTAYPAENLSAALRVRFLDDRAANEDRSVIARGYSLIDLLLRYRWRNIELSFDVLNLADTDWRETQFATESCVRRELGRDSRCPRRGGGPGILDTNVVSGYGINVRGGLTVFF